The Flavobacterium sp. HJ-32-4 genome contains a region encoding:
- the rpoC gene encoding DNA-directed RNA polymerase subunit beta': MNNRNKDKNPVKRFDKISIGLASPESILAESRGEVLKPETINYRTHKPERDGLFCERIFGPVKDFECACGKYKRIRYKGIVCDRCGVEVTEKKVRRDRVGHINLVVPIAHIWYFRSLPNKIGYLLGLPSKKLDMIIYYERYVVIQPGIANHPDGEKLSSLDFLTEEEYLNILDSLPADNQYLDDSDPNKFIAKMGAECIMDLLARIDLDALSYELRHSANNETSKQRKTEALKRLQVVESFRESNENRENRPEWMILKVIPVIPPELRPLVPLDGGRFATSDLNDLYRRVIIRNNRLKRLMEIKAPEVILRNEKRMLQEAVDSLFDNTRKASAVKTESNRPLKSLSDSLKGKQGRFRQNLLGKRVDYSARSVIVVGPEMKLYECGLPKDMAAELYKPFVIRKLIERGIVKTVKSAKKIIDKKEPVVWDILENVIKGHPVLLNRAPTLHRLGIQAFQPKLIEGKAIQLHPLVCTAFNADFDGDQMAVHLPLGPEAILEAQLLMLASHNILNPANGAPITVPSQDMVLGLYYMTKERLSTDTLKIKGEGTTFYSAEEVNIALNEGKLELNARVKIRAKDFNENGELVWKIIQTTAGRVLFNEVVPEVAGYINEVLTKKSLRDIIGHILAVTDVPTTAAFLDNIKDMGYRFAFKGGLSFSLGDIKIPDQKEALIADANEQVEGILMNYNMGLITNNERYNQVIDVWTSTNALLTELAMKNIREDQQGFNSVYMMLDSGARGSKEQIRQLTGMRGLMAKPKKSTAGGGEIIENPILSNFKEGLSILEYFISTHGARKGLADTALKTADAGYLTRRLHDVSQDVIVNMEDCGTLRGIEISALKKNEEIVEQLGERILGRVALQDVINPLTNEVIVAAGEEITEPIMKAIEASPLEKVEVRSPLTCEAEKGICAKCYGRNLATARMTQKGEAVGVIAAQSIGEPGTQLTLRTFHVGGVAGGISEESSIVVRFDGRLEIEDLKTVKGEDNEGNLVDIVVSRSTELKLIDEKTGIVLNTHNIPYGSSIFVKDGQSVKKGDVICKWDPYNGVIISEFTGKVAYEDLEQGQSYVVEIDEQTGFQEKVISEGRNKKLIPTLLIFGKDNELIRSYNLPVGAHLMVENGEKIKAGKVLVKIPRRSSKAGDITGGLPRITELLEARNPSNPAVVSEIDGVVTFGKIKRGNREIIIESKFGEVKKYLVKLSSQILVQENDFVRAGAPLSDGAITPEDILRIQGPSAVQQYLVNEIQEVYRLQGVKINDKHFEVVIRQMMRKVQVQDPGDTLFLEDQLIHTKDFIYENDKLYGMKVVEDAGDSERLKPGQIISPRDLRDENSILKRADKKQVTARDVITATATPILQGITRASLQTKSFISAASFQETTKVLNEAAVAGKVDTLEGLKENVIVGHRIPAGTGMREYDETIVGSKEDFNELMAAKEEYNF, encoded by the coding sequence ATGAACAATAGAAATAAAGATAAAAACCCTGTAAAAAGGTTTGACAAAATCTCGATCGGACTGGCATCGCCGGAATCCATCCTCGCCGAATCGCGTGGAGAGGTCCTGAAGCCGGAAACCATCAATTACAGAACCCATAAGCCAGAGCGCGACGGTCTTTTCTGCGAAAGGATCTTCGGCCCGGTGAAGGATTTCGAGTGCGCCTGCGGTAAGTATAAGCGCATCCGATACAAAGGCATTGTCTGCGACCGATGCGGCGTGGAAGTGACCGAGAAAAAGGTTCGTCGTGACCGTGTGGGCCACATCAACCTCGTAGTGCCTATCGCACACATCTGGTATTTCCGTTCGCTGCCGAACAAGATTGGATACCTGCTTGGACTTCCGTCCAAAAAGCTCGATATGATTATTTATTACGAGCGTTATGTAGTGATCCAGCCCGGTATTGCGAACCATCCGGATGGTGAGAAGCTGTCGTCGCTTGACTTCCTTACAGAAGAAGAGTACCTGAACATTCTCGACAGCCTGCCGGCTGACAACCAATACCTGGATGATTCCGATCCGAACAAGTTCATCGCGAAGATGGGCGCTGAGTGTATCATGGACCTGTTGGCCCGTATCGACCTCGATGCGTTGTCATACGAACTCCGCCACTCTGCGAACAACGAAACGTCCAAACAACGTAAGACAGAGGCCTTGAAGCGTCTGCAGGTGGTAGAGTCGTTCCGTGAGTCGAACGAGAACCGTGAGAACCGTCCGGAGTGGATGATCCTGAAAGTAATTCCAGTGATCCCGCCTGAATTGCGTCCGCTTGTGCCGCTTGACGGTGGTCGTTTCGCGACGTCGGATCTCAACGACCTTTACCGTCGTGTGATCATCCGTAACAACCGTCTGAAGCGTTTGATGGAAATTAAGGCACCGGAAGTGATCCTTCGTAACGAGAAGCGTATGCTTCAGGAAGCGGTAGATTCACTTTTCGACAACACGCGTAAAGCGTCGGCCGTTAAGACCGAATCGAACCGTCCGCTGAAGTCACTTTCTGATTCCCTTAAAGGAAAACAGGGTCGTTTTCGTCAGAACCTCCTCGGTAAACGTGTCGACTATTCAGCGCGTTCGGTTATCGTCGTGGGTCCGGAAATGAAATTATATGAGTGCGGTTTGCCAAAAGATATGGCGGCCGAACTTTACAAGCCATTCGTGATCCGTAAGCTCATCGAGCGCGGTATCGTGAAAACGGTAAAATCAGCCAAGAAAATCATCGACAAGAAAGAGCCGGTGGTATGGGATATCCTTGAGAATGTAATCAAAGGACACCCTGTACTCCTCAACCGGGCCCCTACGCTTCACCGTTTGGGTATCCAGGCGTTCCAGCCGAAACTGATTGAAGGAAAAGCGATCCAGCTTCACCCACTCGTGTGTACGGCCTTCAACGCCGACTTTGACGGTGACCAGATGGCGGTACACCTTCCGTTGGGCCCTGAGGCGATTCTTGAGGCGCAACTGCTGATGTTGGCATCGCACAACATCCTCAACCCGGCCAATGGTGCACCGATCACCGTACCGTCGCAAGACATGGTACTCGGTCTGTACTATATGACCAAAGAGCGTCTGTCGACCGATACGTTGAAAATCAAAGGCGAAGGCACGACGTTCTATTCGGCTGAGGAAGTGAATATCGCCCTGAACGAAGGCAAACTCGAGCTGAATGCCCGTGTGAAAATCCGTGCCAAAGACTTCAATGAAAACGGTGAATTGGTATGGAAGATCATCCAGACAACAGCCGGTCGTGTACTCTTCAACGAAGTGGTGCCGGAAGTAGCGGGTTACATCAACGAAGTATTGACCAAGAAGTCACTGCGTGACATTATCGGACATATCCTGGCCGTGACCGACGTTCCGACAACGGCTGCGTTCCTTGACAACATCAAGGACATGGGCTACCGTTTTGCCTTCAAAGGTGGACTGTCGTTCAGCCTCGGTGATATCAAGATCCCAGATCAGAAAGAAGCGCTTATCGCCGACGCAAATGAGCAGGTGGAAGGCATCCTCATGAACTATAACATGGGTCTAATCACCAACAACGAACGTTACAACCAGGTCATCGACGTATGGACGTCAACCAACGCCCTCCTCACGGAGTTGGCGATGAAGAACATCCGCGAAGACCAGCAAGGCTTCAACTCCGTATACATGATGCTTGACTCGGGTGCGAGGGGTTCGAAAGAACAGATCCGCCAGTTGACCGGTATGCGTGGTTTGATGGCAAAACCGAAGAAATCGACTGCCGGAGGTGGCGAGATCATCGAGAACCCGATCCTTTCGAACTTTAAGGAAGGTCTTTCGATCCTTGAATACTTCATCTCGACGCACGGTGCCCGTAAAGGTCTTGCGGATACGGCGTTGAAGACGGCGGATGCCGGTTACCTCACGCGTCGTCTCCACGACGTGTCGCAGGACGTCATCGTCAATATGGAGGATTGCGGCACCCTGCGTGGTATCGAAATATCTGCCCTCAAGAAAAACGAAGAGATCGTCGAGCAGTTGGGCGAGCGTATCCTCGGCCGTGTGGCCCTTCAGGATGTGATCAACCCGCTGACCAACGAAGTCATCGTTGCGGCCGGCGAGGAAATCACCGAGCCGATCATGAAAGCGATCGAAGCCTCTCCGCTTGAAAAAGTGGAAGTGCGTTCGCCGCTGACCTGTGAGGCAGAAAAAGGTATCTGTGCGAAGTGTTACGGACGTAACCTTGCCACTGCCCGCATGACCCAGAAAGGGGAGGCGGTAGGTGTAATCGCAGCACAGTCGATCGGTGAACCAGGAACCCAGTTGACCCTCCGTACGTTCCACGTCGGTGGTGTGGCCGGTGGTATTTCGGAAGAATCGAGCATTGTGGTGCGTTTCGACGGACGTCTTGAAATCGAAGACCTTAAGACCGTCAAGGGCGAAGACAACGAAGGTAACCTGGTGGATATCGTCGTGTCACGTTCAACGGAATTGAAACTCATCGACGAGAAAACAGGCATTGTCCTGAATACCCATAACATCCCTTACGGATCCAGCATCTTCGTGAAAGACGGACAAAGCGTCAAGAAAGGTGATGTCATCTGTAAATGGGACCCTTATAACGGTGTTATCATCTCGGAATTTACCGGTAAAGTAGCCTACGAGGATCTTGAACAAGGTCAGTCGTATGTTGTCGAAATCGACGAACAGACCGGCTTCCAGGAGAAGGTAATTTCCGAAGGACGTAACAAAAAACTCATCCCGACGCTCCTCATCTTCGGTAAGGACAACGAGCTTATCCGTTCGTACAACCTTCCGGTAGGTGCCCACCTTATGGTAGAGAACGGCGAGAAGATCAAGGCTGGTAAAGTACTCGTGAAAATCCCACGTCGTTCGTCAAAAGCGGGCGATATCACCGGAGGTCTTCCGCGTATCACCGAATTGCTCGAAGCCCGTAACCCGTCGAACCCGGCGGTTGTGTCGGAAATCGACGGTGTGGTGACCTTTGGTAAGATCAAGCGTGGTAACCGCGAGATCATAATCGAGTCGAAGTTCGGCGAGGTGAAGAAGTATCTTGTGAAACTGTCTAGCCAGATCCTGGTTCAGGAGAATGACTTCGTACGTGCCGGTGCGCCACTTTCAGATGGTGCCATTACGCCGGAAGATATCCTTCGTATCCAGGGGCCTTCGGCGGTACAGCAGTACCTCGTGAACGAGATCCAGGAGGTATACCGTCTGCAGGGTGTAAAAATCAATGACAAGCACTTTGAAGTGGTCATCCGTCAGATGATGCGTAAGGTGCAGGTACAGGATCCGGGCGATACGCTCTTCCTGGAAGATCAGTTGATCCACACGAAAGACTTTATCTACGAAAATGACAAACTCTACGGTATGAAAGTCGTAGAGGATGCCGGTGACTCAGAGCGCCTGAAGCCAGGCCAGATCATCTCACCACGTGACCTGCGTGACGAGAACTCGATCCTGAAACGTGCCGACAAGAAACAGGTAACGGCCCGTGATGTCATCACCGCGACCGCTACACCAATCCTTCAGGGTATTACCCGTGCTTCCCTTCAGACGAAGTCGTTCATTTCGGCGGCGTCGTTCCAGGAAACCACGAAAGTATTGAACGAAGCGGCCGTAGCCGGTAAGGTCGATACACTGGAAGGCCTGAAAGAGAACGTCATCGTCGGACACCGTATCCCGGCTGGTACCGGTATGCGTGAGTACGATGAAACAATCGTAGGCTCGAAAGAGGATTTCAATGAATTAATGGCTGCTAAAGAAGAGTATAATTTCTAA
- the rpoB gene encoding DNA-directed RNA polymerase subunit beta: MITNQTERLNFASTKNIPEYPDFLDIQVKSFQDFFQLETKSEERGNEGLYLTFQENFPITDTRNQFVLEFLDYFVDPPRYTIQECIERGLTYSVPLKARLKLYCTDPEHEDFETIVQDVYLGTIPYMTPSGTFVINGAERVVVSQLHRSPGVFFGQSFHANGTKLYSARVIPFKGSWIEFATDINNVMYAYIDRKKKLPVTTLFRAIGFERDKDILEIFDLAEEIKVSKTGLKKYVGRKLAARVLNTWHEDFVDEDTGEVVSIERNEIILDRDTIIDKDNVEEIIESNVKSILLHKEDNNQADYAIIHNTLQKDPTNSEKEAVEHIYRQLRNAEPPDEETARGIIEKLFFSDQRYNLGEVGRYRMNKKLGLDIPMEKQVLTKEDIITIVKYLIELINSKAEIDDIDHLSNRRVRTVGEQLSQQFGVGLARMARTIRERMNVRDNEVFTPIDLINAKTLSSVINSFFGTNQLSQFMDQTNPLAEITHKRRLSALGPGGLSRERAGFEVRDVHYTHYGRLCPIETPEGPNIGLISSLGVYAKVNNMGFIETPYRVVKDGKVDLVAKPIYLSAEEEEGKLIAQANIDMDDNGTITAERVIAREEGDFPVVEPSRVHYTDVAPNQIASISASLIPFLEHDDANRALMGSNMMRQAVPLLRPEAPIVGTGLERQVASDSRVLINAEGDGTVEYVDANEITIKYDRTDEERMVSFDPDEKTYQLIKFRKTNQSTSINLKPIVRKGDRVTKGQVLCEGYATQNGELALGRNLQVAFMPWKGYNFEDAIVISEKVVRDDIFTSIHIDEYSLDVRDTKLGNEELTNDIPNVSEEATKDLDENGMIRIGAEVKPGDILIGKITPKGESDPTPEEKLLRAIFGDKAGDVKDASLKASPSLSGVVLDKKLFARAVKDKRKRTKDKDDLGALEMEFEVKFNELKDKLVDKLFNIVNGKTSQGVMNDLGEEVLPKGKKYTLKMLHAVEDFAHLSKGQWVADDETNRLVNDLIHNYKIKLNDLQGALRREKFTITVGDELPAGILKLAKVYIAKKRKLKVGDKMAGRHGNKGIVARIVREEDMPFLEDGTPVDIVLNPLGVPSRMNIGQIYETVLGWAGKKLGKKFATPIFDGASLDEINKLTDDAGIPRFGHTYLYDGGTGERFHQPATVGVIYMLKLGHMVDDKMHARSIGPYSLITQQPLGGKAQFGGQRFGEMEVWALEAYGASSTLREILTVKSDDVIGRAKTYEAIVKGETMPEPGIPESFNVLMHELKGLGLDIRLEE; the protein is encoded by the coding sequence ATGATAACAAATCAGACTGAAAGACTGAATTTCGCCTCGACAAAGAACATCCCGGAGTATCCGGATTTCCTGGATATCCAGGTTAAATCCTTCCAGGACTTCTTCCAGTTGGAGACCAAATCCGAGGAACGTGGCAACGAAGGACTTTACCTGACTTTTCAGGAGAACTTCCCTATCACTGATACCCGAAACCAGTTCGTTCTCGAATTTCTTGATTATTTCGTCGATCCGCCACGTTACACCATCCAGGAATGTATCGAGCGCGGACTGACGTACAGCGTGCCCCTCAAGGCCCGCCTAAAGCTCTACTGCACCGATCCGGAGCACGAGGACTTCGAAACCATCGTTCAGGATGTGTACCTGGGGACTATCCCCTACATGACCCCCAGCGGGACGTTTGTCATCAACGGCGCCGAGCGCGTGGTTGTATCACAGCTACACCGCTCACCAGGTGTCTTCTTTGGACAGTCTTTCCACGCCAACGGAACGAAATTGTACTCGGCAAGGGTCATTCCGTTCAAAGGCTCATGGATCGAGTTCGCGACAGACATCAACAACGTGATGTATGCGTACATCGACCGTAAAAAGAAATTACCGGTAACGACCCTCTTCCGTGCCATCGGATTCGAACGGGATAAGGATATCCTCGAGATCTTTGACCTGGCGGAAGAAATCAAGGTTTCGAAAACCGGACTTAAGAAATACGTAGGCCGTAAACTCGCTGCGCGTGTCCTGAACACCTGGCACGAAGATTTCGTAGACGAGGATACAGGCGAAGTAGTATCAATCGAGCGTAACGAGATTATCCTCGACCGCGATACCATCATCGACAAAGACAATGTAGAGGAGATCATCGAATCGAACGTGAAATCGATCCTTCTCCACAAAGAAGATAACAACCAGGCGGATTACGCAATCATCCACAACACCCTCCAGAAAGACCCGACGAACTCGGAGAAGGAGGCCGTGGAACACATCTACCGCCAGCTCCGTAACGCTGAACCACCTGATGAGGAGACCGCGCGTGGCATCATCGAGAAGCTCTTCTTCTCAGACCAACGCTACAACCTCGGGGAAGTAGGCCGGTACCGGATGAACAAAAAACTGGGTCTTGACATCCCTATGGAGAAGCAGGTGCTGACCAAAGAGGATATCATCACCATCGTAAAATACCTGATCGAACTCATCAACTCCAAAGCGGAGATCGATGATATCGACCACCTTTCCAACCGTCGTGTACGTACCGTAGGCGAGCAGCTGTCACAGCAGTTCGGCGTCGGTCTGGCCCGTATGGCCCGTACCATCCGTGAGCGTATGAACGTTCGTGACAACGAGGTCTTCACACCGATTGACCTGATCAACGCCAAGACCCTGTCTTCGGTGATCAATTCGTTCTTCGGTACGAACCAGTTGTCGCAGTTCATGGACCAGACCAACCCGCTGGCCGAGATCACGCACAAGCGTCGTCTTTCAGCCCTCGGACCAGGCGGTCTGTCACGTGAGCGTGCCGGCTTTGAGGTGCGTGACGTTCACTACACCCACTACGGACGCCTTTGCCCGATCGAGACGCCGGAAGGACCAAACATCGGTCTGATTTCGTCTCTCGGTGTGTATGCGAAGGTGAACAACATGGGCTTCATCGAAACGCCGTACCGCGTCGTGAAAGACGGTAAAGTGGATCTGGTTGCCAAACCAATCTACCTCAGTGCGGAAGAAGAAGAAGGCAAATTGATCGCGCAGGCGAACATCGATATGGACGACAACGGAACGATCACCGCTGAGCGTGTCATCGCCCGTGAGGAAGGTGACTTCCCGGTAGTCGAGCCGTCACGCGTTCACTATACCGACGTAGCACCAAACCAGATCGCTTCGATCTCGGCGTCGCTGATTCCGTTCCTCGAGCACGATGACGCGAACCGCGCGCTGATGGGATCGAACATGATGCGCCAGGCCGTACCATTGTTGCGTCCTGAAGCACCTATCGTCGGAACCGGATTGGAGCGTCAGGTAGCGTCTGATTCCCGTGTATTGATCAACGCGGAGGGAGATGGTACTGTTGAGTACGTTGACGCAAACGAAATTACCATTAAGTACGACCGTACGGATGAAGAGCGTATGGTGAGTTTTGATCCGGATGAAAAGACGTATCAACTCATCAAGTTCCGCAAGACCAACCAGAGCACATCAATCAACCTGAAACCGATCGTTCGCAAGGGCGACCGCGTGACCAAAGGTCAGGTGCTTTGTGAAGGATATGCGACCCAAAACGGTGAACTGGCACTCGGACGTAACCTTCAGGTGGCGTTCATGCCATGGAAAGGGTACAACTTCGAGGATGCGATCGTGATTTCAGAGAAAGTGGTACGGGATGATATCTTCACCTCCATCCACATCGACGAATATTCACTCGACGTGCGTGATACCAAACTCGGAAACGAAGAACTTACCAATGATATCCCGAACGTTTCGGAAGAAGCGACGAAAGACCTCGACGAGAACGGTATGATCCGTATCGGTGCCGAAGTCAAGCCTGGCGATATCCTCATCGGTAAGATCACGCCAAAAGGCGAATCGGATCCGACGCCGGAAGAGAAACTCCTCCGTGCCATCTTCGGTGACAAGGCCGGTGACGTAAAAGATGCGTCGTTGAAAGCCTCGCCATCGTTGAGCGGTGTCGTTCTCGACAAGAAACTCTTCGCTCGTGCCGTAAAAGACAAGCGCAAGCGTACGAAAGATAAAGATGATTTGGGCGCACTCGAAATGGAATTCGAAGTGAAGTTCAATGAACTGAAAGATAAATTGGTTGACAAGTTGTTCAACATCGTGAACGGCAAGACGTCACAGGGCGTGATGAACGACCTGGGTGAGGAAGTACTTCCGAAGGGCAAGAAATATACCCTGAAGATGCTTCACGCTGTTGAGGACTTCGCCCACCTGTCAAAAGGACAATGGGTGGCGGACGACGAGACAAACCGTTTGGTGAACGACCTGATCCACAACTACAAAATCAAGCTGAACGACCTTCAGGGTGCACTCCGCCGCGAGAAATTCACCATTACCGTAGGAGATGAACTTCCTGCCGGTATCCTGAAACTCGCGAAGGTATACATCGCCAAGAAGCGTAAGCTGAAAGTAGGGGATAAGATGGCAGGACGCCACGGTAACAAAGGTATCGTTGCGCGCATCGTTCGCGAGGAGGACATGCCATTCCTCGAAGATGGAACACCGGTCGACATCGTGTTAAACCCGCTGGGCGTACCATCGCGTATGAACATCGGACAGATTTACGAAACCGTACTTGGATGGGCCGGTAAGAAGCTCGGGAAGAAATTCGCGACGCCGATCTTCGACGGTGCGTCACTCGACGAGATCAACAAACTGACGGATGATGCAGGTATCCCACGTTTCGGACATACCTACCTCTACGACGGCGGAACCGGAGAACGTTTCCACCAGCCGGCTACCGTGGGCGTGATTTACATGTTGAAACTCGGCCACATGGTCGACGACAAAATGCACGCGCGTTCCATCGGTCCGTACTCACTCATCACACAGCAGCCGCTGGGTGGTAAGGCACAGTTCGGGGGCCAGCGTTTCGGTGAGATGGAGGTGTGGGCCCTCGAAGCCTACGGTGCATCGAGCACACTTCGCGAAATCCTGACTGTGAAGTCGGATGACGTAATCGGACGTGCCAAGACATACGAAGCGATCGTGAAAGGCGAGACCATGCCAGAGCCTGGTATCCCTGAATCGTTCAACGTATTGATGCACGAACTGAAAGGTCTCGGACTCGATATCCGCCTTGAGGAATAA
- the rplL gene encoding 50S ribosomal protein L7/L12, which yields MADLKQFAEQLVNLTVKEVNDLATILKEEYGIEPAAAAVVVAGGAGGGEAAAEEKTEFTVVLKDAGASKLAVVKAVKELTGLGLKEAKDLVDGAPSNVKEAVSKDEAEGLKKALEEAGAAVELK from the coding sequence ATGGCAGATTTGAAACAATTCGCTGAGCAACTGGTCAACCTGACTGTGAAAGAGGTTAACGACCTGGCTACAATATTGAAAGAAGAATACGGCATCGAGCCTGCAGCTGCTGCTGTAGTTGTGGCTGGTGGCGCTGGTGGTGGCGAAGCTGCTGCTGAAGAGAAAACAGAATTCACTGTAGTGTTGAAAGACGCAGGTGCTTCTAAATTGGCAGTGGTTAAGGCGGTTAAAGAATTGACCGGTCTTGGACTGAAAGAAGCAAAAGATCTCGTTGACGGCGCTCCATCCAACGTGAAGGAAGCCGTTTCCAAAGATGAGGCTGAAGGCCTTAAGAAAGCTTTGGAAGAGGCCGGAGCTGCTGTTGAGCTTAAGTAA
- the rplJ gene encoding 50S ribosomal protein L10, with the protein MTRQEKSTAISDLTAQLAESNILYVADVSGLDAETTSNLRRACFKAGIKLEVVKNTLLEKAMEASSNEYADLPSVLKGNSAIMVATVANAPAKIIKEFRRKSDKPVLKGAYINSDIFIGDNQLDLLASMKSKEEMIGEIIGLLQSPAQRVISALKNQFKDEENA; encoded by the coding sequence ATGACAAGACAAGAAAAATCAACAGCGATCAGCGATTTGACTGCTCAATTAGCAGAGTCGAACATCTTGTACGTAGCGGATGTGTCCGGACTTGACGCCGAAACGACTTCCAACCTTCGCCGTGCCTGCTTCAAAGCGGGTATCAAACTCGAAGTGGTGAAAAACACCCTCCTCGAGAAAGCGATGGAAGCGTCGTCTAACGAGTACGCCGACCTCCCTTCTGTATTGAAAGGAAACTCTGCTATCATGGTGGCTACCGTGGCCAATGCGCCAGCGAAGATCATCAAGGAGTTCCGTCGGAAATCCGATAAACCTGTCCTGAAAGGAGCTTACATCAATTCCGATATTTTCATCGGCGATAATCAACTCGACCTGTTGGCTTCGATGAAGTCGAAAGAAGAGATGATCGGCGAAATCATCGGATTGCTCCAGTCTCCGGCTCAACGCGTTATCTCTGCGTTGAAAAACCAATTCAAGGACGAAGAAAACGCCTAA
- the rplA gene encoding 50S ribosomal protein L1 gives MAKLTKKQKEAASKIEKNKLYSLKDASSLLKTVASAKFDESVDIAVRLGVDPRKANQMVRGVVTLPHGTGKDVRVLALVTPDKEAEAKAAGADFVGLDDYLQKIKDGWTDVDVIITMPAVMGKLGPLGRILGPRGLMPNPKTGTVTMEVGKAVAEVKAGKIDFKVDKTGIVHAGIGKVSFDADKIVDNAHEIIQTLIKLKPTAAKGTYIKSIHLSSTMSPAIALDPKAV, from the coding sequence ATGGCAAAATTGACAAAAAAGCAAAAAGAAGCTGCTTCTAAAATTGAGAAGAACAAGCTGTATTCGCTGAAAGACGCCTCTTCTCTTTTGAAGACGGTTGCTTCTGCGAAATTCGATGAGTCGGTCGACATCGCGGTACGTCTGGGAGTTGATCCCCGTAAAGCGAACCAAATGGTACGTGGCGTTGTAACACTTCCACACGGTACAGGTAAGGACGTACGGGTTTTGGCCCTCGTTACGCCTGACAAAGAAGCGGAAGCGAAAGCAGCGGGCGCGGACTTCGTAGGTCTCGACGATTACCTCCAGAAAATCAAAGACGGCTGGACGGATGTTGATGTAATCATCACCATGCCGGCTGTAATGGGTAAACTGGGTCCACTCGGGCGGATACTCGGACCACGCGGCCTCATGCCAAACCCTAAGACCGGTACGGTAACGATGGAAGTAGGTAAGGCGGTAGCTGAAGTGAAAGCCGGTAAAATCGACTTTAAAGTGGATAAAACAGGTATCGTTCACGCAGGTATCGGAAAAGTTTCGTTCGATGCTGACAAAATCGTCGACAACGCGCACGAAATCATCCAAACATTAATCAAACTGAAGCCGACTGCTGCTAAAGGAACGTACATCAAGAGCATCCACTTGTCGTCTACGATGAGTCCTGCCATTGCCCTCGATCCGAAAGCAGTCTAA
- the rplK gene encoding 50S ribosomal protein L11 has product MAKEVSKVVKLQVKGGAANPSPPVGPALGAAGVNIMEFCKQFNARTQDKPGKVLPVQITVYKDKSFDFVVKTPPAAIQLMDAAKLKSGSGEPNRKKVASVTWDQIRAIADDKMADLNAFTIEKAMSMVAGTARSMGITVTGDAPF; this is encoded by the coding sequence ATGGCTAAAGAAGTTAGTAAAGTAGTTAAACTACAAGTTAAGGGAGGTGCTGCGAACCCGTCGCCACCGGTTGGACCTGCTTTGGGAGCCGCTGGAGTTAACATCATGGAGTTCTGTAAGCAGTTCAATGCGCGGACCCAGGATAAACCCGGCAAAGTGTTACCGGTACAGATTACCGTGTACAAAGACAAGTCATTCGACTTCGTCGTAAAAACACCTCCGGCTGCCATCCAGTTGATGGATGCGGCTAAGCTTAAGTCCGGTTCCGGAGAGCCGAATCGTAAGAAAGTGGCCAGCGTAACATGGGATCAGATCCGTGCCATCGCTGACGACAAAATGGCGGACCTGAATGCCTTCACCATCGAGAAAGCAATGAGCATGGTGGCTGGTACAGCACGGTCTATGGGTATAACCGTAACGGGAGATGCTCCTTTTTAA
- the nusG gene encoding transcription termination/antitermination protein NusG: MSDNNVKKWYVVRAVSGQENKVKAYIETEANRLGMSDFISQVLVPTEKVVQVKDGKKITKDKVYFPGYVMIEANLSGEIPHIIKSITGVIGFLGETKNGDPVPLRLSEVNRMLGKVDELSVKTDSHAIPFTNGETVKVIDGPFNGFNGTVEKINEEKRKLEVMVKIFGRKTPLELSFMQVEKV; this comes from the coding sequence ATGTCAGATAACAACGTCAAGAAGTGGTACGTCGTCAGGGCGGTAAGCGGCCAGGAAAATAAGGTCAAGGCTTACATCGAGACCGAGGCGAACCGTCTTGGGATGAGTGATTTCATCTCACAGGTACTGGTGCCGACCGAGAAGGTGGTACAGGTAAAAGACGGGAAGAAAATCACCAAAGACAAGGTATATTTTCCAGGATACGTGATGATCGAGGCCAACCTTTCAGGTGAGATTCCGCACATCATCAAATCCATTACCGGCGTCATCGGTTTCCTGGGTGAAACCAAAAACGGTGATCCGGTTCCGTTGCGTCTGTCTGAAGTGAACCGCATGCTGGGGAAAGTCGACGAATTGTCGGTCAAAACCGATTCGCATGCCATTCCGTTCACCAATGGTGAGACCGTAAAGGTAATCGATGGTCCGTTCAACGGATTCAACGGCACCGTAGAGAAGATCAACGAAGAAAAGCGCAAGCTGGAAGTGATGGTCAAGATCTTCGGACGCAAAACCCCGCTGGAACTCAGTTTCATGCAGGTCGAAAAAGTATAA
- the secE gene encoding preprotein translocase subunit SecE: MKAFFNYIGDSFEELKSNVTWPAWAEVQKYTIVVALFSVTCALVTWGIDQLFTNALDNLFKLIK; this comes from the coding sequence ATGAAGGCATTTTTCAACTATATCGGGGATTCATTCGAAGAGCTGAAGTCGAACGTGACATGGCCAGCGTGGGCTGAAGTACAGAAGTACACCATCGTGGTGGCGCTGTTTTCGGTGACCTGTGCCCTGGTGACCTGGGGTATTGACCAGTTGTTCACCAACGCGCTCGATAACCTGTTCAAGCTGATCAAATAA